In the genome of Chryseobacterium arthrosphaerae, one region contains:
- a CDS encoding GNAT family N-acetyltransferase — translation MNYTIKKASLEDLNETAELFDLYRVFYRQESDIEKGKAFLKERFLNSESDIFLAMADGKAVGFVQLYKLFHYTKLQKQWLLSDLFVHPDYRGKGLSVALIDRSKQWCEETGACGLMLETEKTNDIGNTLYPRCGFEYDGLHNYYHWWK, via the coding sequence ATGAATTACACAATTAAAAAAGCAAGCCTTGAGGATCTTAATGAAACAGCGGAATTGTTTGATCTTTACCGTGTTTTTTACAGGCAGGAATCAGACATTGAAAAAGGAAAGGCTTTTCTGAAGGAAAGATTTCTAAACAGTGAATCTGATATTTTTCTTGCCATGGCAGATGGAAAGGCTGTTGGGTTTGTACAGCTTTACAAACTGTTTCACTATACTAAATTACAGAAGCAATGGCTGCTGAGCGACCTGTTTGTACACCCTGACTATAGGGGGAAAGGCCTTTCTGTAGCTTTGATTGACCGCAGTAAGCAGTGGTGTGAAGAAACAGGAGCCTGTGGCCTGATGCTTGAAACAGAAAAGACCAATGATATCGGAAATACATTATATCCCCGATGTGGATTTGAGTATGACGGACTGCACAATTACTACCACTGGTGGAAATAG
- a CDS encoding Crp/Fnr family transcriptional regulator — MLHIFTAINSYVSSMLDNKDIPPVSLSLEGMMAIFTKLQKEELPKNTILVKPGHTCQHIYFIEKGAARIFYYKEEKDITDGFRGEETLLLSIISFIRQKPDKRGIELLDDCVLWKLSYDDLEELSEQFPDIQYLYRMIMSSVLIMTQNRIDRMLFQSAEERYDDFIKSHPRAAELLTLGMIASFLGITQETLSRIRSKK; from the coding sequence ATGCTTCATATTTTTACCGCAATCAATTCCTACGTCAGTTCGATGCTTGACAATAAAGACATTCCACCTGTTTCTTTATCACTTGAGGGGATGATGGCTATTTTTACAAAACTGCAGAAAGAAGAACTTCCCAAAAACACTATTTTAGTAAAGCCCGGCCATACCTGCCAACATATCTATTTTATAGAGAAAGGTGCCGCCCGTATCTTTTATTATAAAGAGGAAAAAGATATCACAGACGGCTTCAGAGGAGAAGAAACTTTACTGTTATCCATTATCAGCTTTATCCGCCAAAAACCGGATAAGCGCGGAATAGAACTTCTGGATGACTGCGTTCTATGGAAACTAAGCTATGATGACCTTGAGGAACTTTCTGAACAATTCCCGGATATTCAATATCTGTATAGGATGATCATGAGCAGTGTTTTGATTATGACCCAGAACAGAATTGACAGAATGCTGTTCCAATCTGCTGAAGAACGGTATGATGACTTCATAAAATCACATCCCAGAGCTGCAGAACTTCTTACATTGGGTATGATTGCCTCATTTTTAGGAATTACCCAGGAGACGTTAAGCAGGATACGATCTAAAAAATAA
- the fsa gene encoding fructose-6-phosphate aldolase has product MKFFIDTANLEQIKEARDLGILDGVTTNPSLMAKEGIQGAEAIKNHYKTICELVDGDISAEVLSTTYEEMIKEGDELAAIHPNIVVKIPMIKDGIKALKYFSDKGIKTNCTLIFSPGQALLAAKAGATYVSPFLGRLDDISTDGLNLIQEIRLIFDNYMFETEILAASIRHSMHIIDCAKIGADVITSPLPPILSLLKHPLTDSGLAQFIADSQKLA; this is encoded by the coding sequence ATGAAATTTTTTATTGACACAGCTAATTTAGAGCAAATCAAGGAAGCAAGAGACCTTGGAATCTTAGACGGGGTAACTACTAACCCATCGTTAATGGCTAAGGAAGGTATTCAGGGAGCTGAAGCCATCAAGAACCATTATAAAACGATCTGCGAACTTGTAGACGGGGATATTTCTGCGGAAGTTCTTTCTACCACGTATGAGGAAATGATTAAAGAAGGAGACGAATTGGCTGCTATTCACCCGAATATCGTTGTAAAGATCCCAATGATCAAAGACGGGATCAAAGCTTTAAAATATTTTTCAGACAAAGGGATCAAAACCAACTGTACTCTTATTTTCTCTCCGGGGCAGGCTCTTTTAGCCGCTAAAGCAGGAGCTACTTATGTGTCTCCGTTCCTAGGAAGATTGGATGATATTTCTACTGACGGATTAAACCTTATCCAGGAGATCAGATTAATTTTCGATAACTATATGTTTGAAACTGAAATTTTAGCTGCTTCTATCCGTCACTCAATGCACATCATCGACTGTGCTAAAATCGGAGCTGACGTTATTACGTCTCCACTTCCTCCGATCCTGAGCTTATTGAAGCACCCATTAACAGACAGCGGATTGGCTCAGTTTATTGCAGATTCCCAGAAATTAGCATAA
- a CDS encoding M56 family metallopeptidase — MEAILLYFGKTIVCSGVMFLYYQLSLKDRTFHHYNRFYLLAAIVISLLLPLIRIDDFTIEVNSDVYMLLDRIQNFNTDKKLDNGNLYFNIIFSALGLVSFYFLGRLTYGIFKIRQFKKQFQKESFDGINFYRTDLTEAPFSYFKNLFWKNTITLNSEVGKQILKHEMVHIEQKHSFDKIFIEIITAVFWFNPFFHIIKKEINLIHEYLADKKAVKHSDTKAFAQMLLASHFSGTQLPAASPFLSSNLKKRLKMLQKPKTKFGYARRIFALPVLFSVAFAYLVNAKNREIEETNLSIEKAVLKIKKDTVRPEQNAQREKIEAGEPSSPETEAKLAALEKNIKEKETELKELNPESDAFNKKIDEISSLAAEIGSTVANIEVDKHFNSPEWKNQMKELENLNPLDKKQLRRIEKEAARAGREAAKIVSKLQVPPTPPVAPEAPEAPKVLYFNDNVVNYKDLGPKEKEAVRKAMKEAKKAMQESMKAMKESQKARIESGKIKIDVEKIRKDAEKARIDAQKIAAESMKGLKEINFSQLGNSSKVIVMNADFIKKDGNGNISMDGVKKFNISSGDDFMYKYYIDGREVSKDDVNRLNPSEIARVMVNNQKTGDLKKGEVKVETKK, encoded by the coding sequence ATGGAAGCAATACTTTTATACTTTGGAAAAACAATTGTATGTTCAGGTGTAATGTTTCTGTACTATCAGTTGTCTTTAAAAGACAGGACATTTCATCATTACAACAGATTTTATCTGCTGGCCGCCATCGTGATATCATTACTGCTGCCTCTGATCAGAATAGATGATTTCACAATTGAAGTGAACAGTGATGTGTATATGCTTCTTGACAGGATTCAGAATTTTAATACAGACAAAAAATTAGACAATGGTAACCTTTATTTTAACATTATTTTTTCAGCTCTGGGACTGGTTTCTTTCTATTTTTTAGGAAGACTGACCTACGGGATTTTTAAAATCCGGCAATTCAAAAAACAGTTTCAGAAAGAGAGTTTTGACGGGATCAATTTTTACCGTACAGACCTGACCGAAGCCCCGTTCTCTTACTTTAAAAATCTTTTCTGGAAGAATACAATCACATTGAATTCTGAAGTAGGGAAACAGATTTTAAAGCACGAAATGGTTCATATTGAACAGAAACATTCATTTGATAAGATCTTTATCGAAATCATTACCGCTGTTTTCTGGTTCAACCCGTTTTTTCATATCATTAAAAAAGAAATTAATCTAATCCATGAATATCTGGCTGATAAAAAAGCCGTAAAACATTCGGACACCAAAGCATTTGCGCAGATGCTTTTAGCAAGCCACTTTTCCGGAACACAGTTGCCTGCTGCCAGTCCGTTTCTAAGTTCAAACCTTAAAAAAAGACTTAAGATGTTACAAAAACCAAAAACCAAGTTCGGATATGCGCGAAGAATTTTTGCATTACCGGTTTTATTCTCAGTAGCCTTTGCTTATCTGGTAAATGCTAAAAACAGGGAAATTGAAGAGACCAACCTTTCTATTGAGAAAGCCGTTTTAAAAATCAAAAAAGATACTGTAAGACCAGAACAAAACGCTCAAAGAGAAAAGATAGAAGCCGGAGAACCTTCATCTCCGGAGACAGAAGCAAAATTAGCTGCACTTGAGAAAAATATAAAAGAAAAAGAGACCGAGCTGAAGGAATTGAATCCTGAAAGCGATGCTTTTAATAAGAAAATTGATGAGATCAGCAGCTTGGCAGCAGAAATAGGATCAACTGTTGCCAACATAGAAGTTGATAAACATTTCAACTCTCCTGAATGGAAAAACCAGATGAAGGAACTTGAAAATCTGAATCCTCTTGATAAAAAACAGCTTCGCAGAATAGAAAAAGAAGCGGCAAGGGCAGGACGAGAGGCTGCAAAAATAGTGAGTAAACTGCAGGTTCCTCCTACACCTCCTGTTGCCCCTGAGGCACCCGAAGCTCCTAAAGTATTGTATTTTAACGATAATGTTGTGAATTACAAAGACCTGGGACCTAAAGAAAAAGAAGCCGTACGTAAAGCAATGAAGGAGGCTAAAAAAGCAATGCAGGAGAGCATGAAAGCGATGAAAGAAAGCCAGAAAGCCAGGATAGAAAGCGGGAAAATAAAAATTGACGTAGAAAAGATACGGAAAGATGCAGAAAAGGCAAGAATTGATGCACAGAAAATCGCTGCAGAAAGTATGAAGGGCCTTAAGGAAATTAATTTTTCCCAATTGGGAAATTCATCTAAGGTCATTGTAATGAATGCCGATTTCATTAAAAAAGACGGCAATGGAAACATTTCTATGGATGGAGTGAAAAAGTTCAATATAAGCAGCGGAGATGATTTTATGTACAAATATTACATTGACGGAAGAGAGGTTTCCAAAGATGATGTTAATCGCTTAAATCCTTCTGAAATTGCCAGGGTAATGGTCAATAATCAGAAAACAGGAGATCTGAAAAAAGGCGAAGTAAAAGTTGAAACAAAAAAATAA
- a CDS encoding tetratricopeptide repeat protein: MKMANVNIKNLFLGLTLVGAASFVNAQTTQTDTVNKTATTAAVTQTGNPTIEGLKKQIEANPKDTESLAKLAAAYQEASDWTNAIETWKKISALLPDWAPSYYSQAYAYQSAKDDANAKIAYEKYIATVKPEEVEQNKKNLAYAYFYIAFAEQQSNPAKAKEHIAKSIQYDPTNEDAVKLSKALNS, encoded by the coding sequence ATGAAAATGGCTAACGTTAATATTAAAAATCTATTTTTAGGTTTGACACTTGTAGGAGCTGCAAGTTTTGTAAATGCACAAACAACTCAGACAGACACTGTGAATAAGACAGCTACTACAGCTGCTGTAACCCAAACAGGTAATCCGACAATTGAAGGTCTTAAGAAACAAATTGAGGCTAACCCGAAAGACACAGAATCACTGGCAAAACTCGCTGCTGCTTATCAGGAAGCTTCAGATTGGACCAATGCCATAGAAACCTGGAAAAAAATATCAGCACTATTGCCGGATTGGGCTCCGTCATATTACAGCCAGGCTTATGCCTATCAGTCTGCTAAAGATGATGCCAATGCAAAAATCGCTTATGAAAAATACATTGCGACGGTAAAACCGGAAGAAGTGGAACAAAATAAAAAGAATCTGGCTTATGCCTATTTTTATATTGCCTTTGCAGAACAGCAAAGTAACCCTGCGAAAGCAAAAGAGCATATTGCCAAGTCTATACAGTATGATCCGACCAATGAGGATGCTGTAAAACTAAGCAAAGCTTTAAATTCATAA
- a CDS encoding GLPGLI family protein, translated as MRKMIILFSLILAAMTNAQNQRFIYEYKFVIDSTAKDKQESETMYLDIVSKGSKFYSRDYFESDSTMQAIVEKDTQSLNINLGNFKFKGKIRYNIEKMYPQYAVNFFTVLGSDEYHIQEDRKQVWKILPEKEKIGEFNTQKAVCDFAGRKWTAWFTADLPIQDGPYKFYGLPGLIVKIEDNTRSHSFELKGSKKLPAAFEWKSTKDKERYNPLIAINEAKFRKTFKDYRLDPMKTQKQMLAQGVIVEMRDSSGNRVDPVQSQRNQETLAKANIKRQNNILELDLLK; from the coding sequence ATGAGAAAAATGATCATCCTCTTCAGCCTTATCCTGGCTGCAATGACCAATGCCCAGAATCAGAGATTCATTTACGAGTACAAATTTGTCATAGACTCTACTGCTAAAGATAAGCAGGAAAGTGAAACCATGTATCTGGATATTGTATCAAAAGGATCCAAATTTTACAGTAGAGACTATTTCGAATCCGACTCCACGATGCAGGCCATTGTAGAAAAAGATACTCAAAGCCTGAATATTAACCTTGGAAACTTTAAGTTTAAAGGTAAAATACGGTACAATATTGAAAAAATGTACCCGCAGTATGCTGTGAATTTCTTTACAGTCCTCGGTTCTGATGAATACCATATTCAGGAAGACAGAAAACAGGTCTGGAAAATTCTTCCGGAAAAAGAAAAAATAGGGGAGTTCAATACGCAGAAAGCTGTTTGTGATTTTGCCGGTAGAAAATGGACGGCATGGTTCACAGCAGATCTTCCTATTCAGGATGGGCCGTATAAATTTTACGGACTTCCGGGACTGATTGTAAAAATTGAAGACAATACCCGGTCTCACTCATTCGAATTAAAAGGGAGTAAAAAACTTCCGGCTGCGTTTGAATGGAAAAGTACGAAAGATAAAGAACGCTATAATCCTCTTATTGCCATCAACGAAGCAAAATTTAGAAAAACATTCAAAGACTACCGTCTTGATCCTATGAAAACCCAGAAACAAATGCTGGCACAGGGAGTCATTGTTGAAATGAGAGACAGCTCCGGAAATCGGGTGGATCCGGTACAGTCGCAAAGAAATCAGGAAACTCTTGCCAAGGCTAATATTAAAAGACAGAACAACATCCTTGAATTAGACCTTTTAAAATAA
- a CDS encoding T9SS type A sorting domain-containing protein, producing the protein MTKKSILFLFLLITGIFYSQQWQTATLQHSSGLREYSIYVPSNYNSQNPASLVITLHGLGDTMNNFRNIGFAALAETNNIIVICPQALNDPLSGTAWNSGAGYSFYTPNANVDDVGFISSLIDTVKQTYSINPDKVFACGFSMGGFMTERLALVLNNKIKVFASVAGTFGNAILPVAAGTPGRPVSIAHFHGTSDSTIGYSNNNFGNSVDQMISYWKNNNSSNSTPVHTLLPDTANDGFTVDHYRYTSPSNNSVIELYKVNNANHVWLTSQNDISYTQKIWEFFTQNSSNLSVSDVLVKDKGFSVYPVPAKDFITLSFPKNYSSIDLAIYDLTGKLVLSERIQLKNNADYSIDLKSAGLSKGTYLLSVKNDHNPEPVTKKIIIN; encoded by the coding sequence ATGACAAAAAAATCGATTCTATTTTTATTCCTTTTGATCACCGGTATTTTTTACAGTCAACAATGGCAGACTGCAACCCTGCAGCATAGTTCGGGGCTCAGGGAATATTCTATTTATGTTCCTTCCAATTATAACTCTCAAAATCCGGCTTCGCTGGTAATCACACTGCACGGCCTGGGAGATACCATGAATAATTTTAGAAATATCGGTTTTGCAGCACTCGCCGAAACAAATAATATCATTGTGATCTGCCCGCAGGCATTAAATGACCCTTTATCCGGCACAGCCTGGAATTCAGGGGCAGGCTATTCTTTTTACACCCCCAATGCCAACGTAGATGATGTTGGGTTCATCAGCAGTCTGATTGATACGGTAAAGCAAACCTACAGCATTAATCCTGATAAAGTTTTCGCCTGTGGTTTTTCCATGGGAGGATTTATGACGGAAAGGCTTGCACTGGTCTTAAATAATAAAATAAAGGTTTTTGCTTCCGTAGCAGGAACTTTCGGAAACGCAATTCTGCCTGTAGCCGCAGGAACTCCCGGACGTCCCGTATCTATTGCCCATTTCCATGGTACATCTGACTCCACGATCGGCTACAGCAACAATAACTTCGGAAATTCTGTAGATCAAATGATCAGCTACTGGAAAAACAACAATTCATCAAACAGCACACCTGTACATACACTTCTTCCTGATACCGCCAATGACGGGTTTACTGTAGACCATTACAGATATACCAGCCCCAGCAACAATTCTGTTATTGAACTTTATAAAGTGAATAATGCTAATCACGTATGGCTGACTTCACAAAATGATATTTCATACACCCAGAAAATATGGGAATTCTTTACCCAGAACAGCAGTAATCTGTCTGTTTCGGATGTATTGGTTAAAGACAAAGGGTTTTCGGTATATCCTGTTCCTGCTAAAGATTTCATTACTTTAAGTTTTCCAAAAAATTATTCTTCCATCGACCTGGCCATCTATGATCTTACTGGCAAACTGGTGTTATCTGAAAGAATACAGTTGAAAAATAATGCTGATTACAGTATAGATTTAAAATCTGCCGGGCTGTCAAAGGGCACCTACCTGTTGTCTGTTAAAAATGATCACAACCCTGAACCTGTTACCAAAAAGATCATCATCAACTGA
- a CDS encoding sugar O-acetyltransferase, whose product MTEKEKCAAGLLYNANYDQELIQERIRCKDLCQEYNGLKNSDIENRYRLLKSILGSLKENICIEPSFWCDYGYNIEVGENFYANHNLVILDCAKVKFGDNVFIGPNCSFYTAGHPLDARRRNEGLEYAHPITIGDNVWLGGNVVVLPGVSVGNNSVIGAGSVVTKDIPENVVAVGNPCKVVKNIIENN is encoded by the coding sequence ATGACAGAAAAAGAAAAATGTGCAGCAGGCCTTTTATACAATGCCAACTATGATCAGGAACTTATTCAGGAGCGGATACGGTGTAAAGATCTGTGCCAGGAATATAATGGGTTGAAAAATTCTGATATAGAAAACAGATACAGACTCCTTAAAAGCATTCTGGGAAGCCTAAAAGAAAATATCTGTATAGAACCCAGTTTCTGGTGTGATTACGGATACAATATTGAAGTAGGAGAGAATTTCTATGCCAATCACAACCTGGTTATTTTGGATTGTGCCAAAGTAAAGTTCGGTGATAATGTATTTATCGGTCCAAACTGCAGTTTTTATACCGCAGGACATCCGCTGGATGCCCGCCGGAGAAATGAAGGTCTTGAGTATGCACATCCCATTACAATAGGTGATAATGTATGGTTGGGAGGCAATGTTGTAGTTCTTCCGGGTGTTTCTGTCGGGAATAACTCGGTGATAGGAGCGGGAAGTGTGGTGACGAAAGATATTCCGGAAAATGTAGTTGCAGTAGGAAATCCTTGTAAAGTAGTAAAAAATATTATAGAAAATAATTAA
- a CDS encoding BlaI/MecI/CopY family transcriptional regulator, with translation MKIQTLTKAEEQVMQYVWKIEKGFLKDVLDLFPEPKPHTNTVSTILKVLKDKEFVDYRVHGRQHEYFPLVSKEQYSGKTMKSLVKNYFKGSYKSAVSFLVEKNEMTVEDLEMLLDELKNKD, from the coding sequence ATGAAAATTCAGACGTTAACGAAAGCAGAAGAGCAGGTAATGCAGTATGTATGGAAAATAGAAAAAGGATTCCTGAAGGATGTTCTTGATCTTTTCCCGGAACCTAAACCGCACACCAATACGGTTTCTACCATCCTGAAAGTATTGAAGGATAAAGAATTTGTAGACTACCGTGTGCATGGAAGACAGCATGAGTATTTTCCGTTGGTATCCAAGGAACAGTATTCTGGAAAGACGATGAAAAGTCTTGTGAAAAACTATTTTAAAGGATCTTATAAAAGTGCTGTTTCATTTCTGGTAGAAAAAAATGAAATGACAGTGGAAGACCTTGAAATGCTGTTGGACGAACTCAAAAACAAAGACTAA
- a CDS encoding L-threonylcarbamoyladenylate synthase, which translates to MAKILKIYPDNPQENLVNEVIKTLNNGGLIIYPSDTIYALGCNIFDIKAMEKLAQLKKTKLEKAKFSIICNDLSHLSDFTRPIETSVFRFLKSHLPGPFTFILEANKSLPLAYKGHKTIGIRVPDHPIPQLIVEKLGHPIASTSIRDDDEIIEYSTDPELIAEKYDHLVDIVIDSGYGDNVASTIVDLTSGEPEVIRQGKGII; encoded by the coding sequence ATGGCAAAAATATTAAAAATTTATCCGGACAACCCACAGGAAAATCTTGTGAATGAAGTCATTAAAACATTAAACAACGGCGGACTGATTATCTATCCTTCAGATACGATCTATGCCCTGGGCTGTAATATTTTTGATATAAAAGCCATGGAAAAACTGGCCCAGCTGAAAAAAACGAAGCTGGAAAAGGCCAAATTCTCAATCATCTGTAACGATCTGAGCCATCTTTCAGACTTTACAAGACCTATTGAAACTTCAGTTTTCAGATTTCTGAAAAGCCACCTTCCGGGTCCGTTTACCTTTATCCTTGAAGCCAATAAAAGCCTGCCGCTGGCTTACAAAGGTCATAAAACAATTGGTATCCGTGTTCCTGATCACCCGATTCCACAGCTTATCGTTGAAAAGCTGGGCCACCCTATCGCTTCTACCTCCATCAGGGATGATGATGAGATCATTGAATATTCTACAGACCCTGAGCTGATTGCAGAAAAATATGATCATCTGGTAGACATTGTCATTGATTCAGGATATGGTGATAACGTAGCTTCCACTATTGTGGATCTTACTTCAGGAGAACCGGAAGTTATCCGTCAGGGAAAAGGAATTATATAA
- a CDS encoding 2OG-Fe(II) oxygenase has translation MADIIKKIGSIDWHNITEEMHQNGYAVLPGILSDNECEILKSGYDDNSRYRKTVVMARHRFGLGEYKYFDYPLPDLIRDIRTSVYPHLAPIANSWFKALHINTSFPSDHTDFLQQCNAHGQQKATVLILKYGEGGFNTLHQDLYGDLYFPIQIVLMLSEPDQDFTGGEFVLTQQIPRAQSKAVVLKPKKGDALIFTTNFKPEKGTKGYYRVNMKHGVSEVRKGNRYALGIIFHDAVS, from the coding sequence ATGGCAGATATTATCAAAAAAATTGGAAGTATAGACTGGCACAATATCACAGAAGAAATGCATCAGAACGGGTACGCTGTTCTGCCCGGCATCCTGTCAGACAATGAATGTGAAATACTAAAATCCGGTTATGACGATAATTCCCGGTACCGCAAAACTGTTGTCATGGCCCGTCACAGATTTGGTTTAGGTGAATATAAATATTTTGATTATCCTTTACCTGACCTGATCCGGGATATCAGAACATCTGTTTATCCGCATCTGGCTCCTATTGCCAATTCATGGTTTAAGGCCTTACATATCAACACTTCCTTTCCATCAGATCACACTGATTTTTTACAGCAATGCAATGCCCATGGTCAGCAAAAAGCAACCGTTCTTATTTTAAAATATGGCGAGGGAGGCTTCAATACTTTACATCAGGATCTGTATGGCGATCTGTATTTTCCTATTCAGATTGTCTTAATGCTCAGTGAGCCTGATCAGGATTTCACAGGTGGGGAATTTGTACTTACCCAACAGATTCCCAGAGCACAGTCAAAAGCTGTTGTTTTAAAACCTAAAAAAGGGGATGCCCTTATTTTCACTACAAATTTTAAACCTGAAAAAGGTACAAAAGGCTATTACAGAGTCAACATGAAACATGGAGTAAGCGAAGTACGGAAGGGAAACCGCTATGCCCTGGGAATTATTTTTCACGATGCAGTCAGCTAA
- a CDS encoding YdeI/OmpD-associated family protein: MKNKNFTATLEIIGINPFVFVPEKVLDQIFKDSGRDKSPVPVRGTVNGKEFQQNLMKYLGEWRLYINTVMLKNSPKRIGEVIEVMLEYDDSDRSITIHPQLEKAIRESSLAAASFEKLTPSRKHELIRYINNLKTEAAIERNIEKIIRHLHGETDFFGKKIE, from the coding sequence ATGAAAAATAAAAACTTCACAGCAACCCTTGAAATTATCGGAATCAATCCTTTTGTCTTTGTTCCGGAAAAAGTTTTGGATCAGATTTTTAAAGATTCAGGAAGGGACAAAAGCCCGGTTCCGGTAAGAGGTACGGTAAACGGAAAAGAATTTCAACAGAATCTGATGAAATATTTAGGGGAATGGAGACTGTATATTAATACGGTGATGTTGAAAAATTCGCCTAAAAGAATAGGGGAAGTGATTGAAGTGATGCTGGAATATGATGATTCGGACAGAAGTATTACGATCCATCCGCAGCTCGAAAAGGCTATAAGAGAAAGCAGTCTCGCTGCTGCCAGTTTCGAAAAGCTGACTCCTTCAAGAAAGCATGAGCTGATCCGCTATATCAATAATCTCAAAACAGAAGCTGCTATTGAACGGAATATTGAAAAAATAATCCGGCATCTGCACGGGGAAACAGATTTTTTTGGAAAGAAAATAGAATAA
- a CDS encoding Ada metal-binding domain-containing protein, with the protein MIHHLQISGITLRSKIHNREILFGGNKKLKIYGLLNCKSGKRMKKENRVFFTDEAEALQNNYRPCGHCMREAYKQWKTSTGN; encoded by the coding sequence ATGATACACCATTTACAAATATCCGGCATTACATTGAGAAGTAAAATCCACAACCGTGAAATTCTCTTTGGCGGAAATAAAAAACTGAAGATCTATGGATTACTCAATTGTAAATCCGGAAAAAGAATGAAAAAGGAAAACAGGGTTTTCTTTACGGATGAAGCAGAAGCGCTCCAAAATAATTACCGCCCCTGTGGACACTGTATGAGAGAAGCTTATAAACAGTGGAAAACCAGTACCGGAAATTAA
- a CDS encoding GLPGLI family protein, which translates to MKSKVLFFMLLGILTSAQINRFFYEYTFIPDSGNKEDVKKEMMLLDINKNGSDYYSHDKFVADSIAKVELEKQLKAGGGSISINRKEKPGQVSYKVTKQYPDFKTYLFRSISMDKYKIREDKKPEWKILPDKQKIGEYNAQKAVASVGGREWTAWFTTDIPLQDGPYIFYGLPGLIVQIEDATGSHKMTLAGNKKVQAPDASEDLQLPDHVKVLGLGGKEIEVTKDQFKKAWKAYVNDPTKNMREMMMKNGGDNNTKVAFKVKTADGKEISDPSQVFREMEKRTKEALQKDNNPIEPDLVN; encoded by the coding sequence ATGAAAAGCAAAGTCCTATTTTTTATGCTTCTGGGAATACTCACCAGTGCTCAGATCAACAGGTTTTTTTATGAATACACATTTATTCCGGATTCCGGCAATAAAGAAGATGTAAAGAAAGAAATGATGCTGCTGGATATTAATAAAAACGGGTCAGATTATTACAGTCATGATAAATTTGTAGCAGATTCCATTGCAAAAGTTGAACTTGAAAAACAGCTGAAAGCAGGCGGAGGAAGTATAAGCATCAACAGAAAAGAAAAACCCGGCCAGGTTTCATATAAAGTGACCAAACAATACCCGGATTTTAAAACCTATCTTTTCAGAAGCATCTCTATGGATAAATACAAGATCAGAGAAGATAAGAAACCGGAGTGGAAAATTCTCCCGGATAAGCAGAAAATAGGAGAGTATAATGCCCAGAAAGCAGTAGCCAGTGTGGGAGGTAGAGAATGGACAGCCTGGTTTACTACCGATATTCCTCTGCAGGATGGTCCTTATATTTTCTATGGCCTTCCTGGGTTGATCGTGCAAATTGAAGATGCCACCGGATCTCACAAGATGACTTTGGCAGGCAATAAAAAAGTACAAGCTCCCGATGCCAGTGAAGACCTTCAGCTTCCCGATCATGTAAAAGTACTTGGATTAGGCGGAAAAGAGATTGAAGTGACGAAAGATCAGTTTAAAAAAGCATGGAAAGCCTACGTAAATGATCCTACCAAGAATATGAGGGAAATGATGATGAAAAACGGAGGAGACAACAATACCAAAGTCGCCTTCAAAGTGAAAACCGCAGACGGAAAGGAAATTTCTGACCCAAGCCAGGTATTCCGTGAAATGGAAAAAAGAACGAAAGAGGCCCTTCAAAAAGATAATAATCCGATAGAACCGGATCTCGTGAACTAA